DNA from Longimicrobiaceae bacterium:
CAGCGAGGGCTCCACGACCTGCACCGGCTCGCCGTCCTCCACGCCCAGGCGGGTGCGCAGCGCGGCGTGGCGGCGCACCATCTCGTTCATCACCCGCTCCATGACCTTCACGTCCATCGGCCCCGGCAGGGCGATGGAGATGGGCATGTTGTACGCGGGGCTGTCGGGCTCCAGCTGGAAGAGGAACCACAGCCGCTGCTGCGAGAACGACATGGGGTACGACTTGGGCGCCGCCGCCTTCTTGGCGAGCAGCGCCGCCAGCAGGCGCCGCTTGTCCTCGGGCGTCTGGCCCGCCGCGGGGCGCGAGCCCACCTCGCTCATCGGGCACCCCCGCGGCAGGGGAACAGATGGCGGGCGGCGGGCGGACGGCGGACGGCGGCGGTGTGCATCGGGTGTGCTCTCATCTACAGCGTTGGGCGGCGCGGCCGCGCCCCGGCGAGCGGCGCGAATGCGGACGGGGAGCACGAGGGCTTCCCCTGCGGCGGAGGCCGTCGCCCGCCCGCAGCGCCCGTTCCGCCACGGTTTGGCGGAGAAGCGCAACGAGGGGGAAGACGGCCCCTGTACGATCAGGAACTTCCAACCAGCCTGTCTTACGATCCTTCTGATATCACGAGCTCACATCGACCGGCCGAGCACGATCCCATTTCGGGAGATGCGTAGCCGGCGGGCCCGGCGGAAGCGTGCTCGCGAACGTCACCGCCTTGACGGCTGAAGCCGCGGGTTACAACGGCGCGAAGCCCGCCTGCGCGGGCTGCTGCCGCGGCATCGGTCGAGACCTCACCATCGGTGCCGCCGCGCCGGGCGTATCAAACGCCCGGCTACGAGCTGCGATCGTCCTGCGGACGAAGCTCCTCACCCCCGCACCGATGCCGCTCGACCCGCCCACCGCAGCGCGCAGCGCGAGTCGCCACCGAACCGGCAGCGAGGAGGCCGTTCGCGGAGCGCGGAACCCCCAGCCTGCTCCACCGCCGTGCCTTCCCCCGCTTGCGGGGGAGGGCAGGCGAGTTTTACGAGCCGGGTGAGGGCCCCCCTCCGAGCCGCGACCAGCCTCCCCCGCGACCCGGCTCCTCGCCGTCCCCCCCGCCCTCAGTCCCCTAAACCTCTTCCTCGCCCGCCGAGAGCTGCGCCAGCAGCGCCTCCATCTCCTCTTCGGACAGGTCGTCAATGCGGGCCAGCAGGTCGTTCGCGTCCTCACCGCGATCCGCGCGCTGGATCGCCTCCACCGGCCCGGCCCCGGCGCCTTCACCGCGGGCCACCGCCTCGGCCATCTCGGCCACGGTGGGCCCCTCGAAGAGCACGCGAACCGGAAGCTCCACCTCCAGCACCGACCGCACGCGCGACACCACCTGCGTACCCAGCAGCGAGTGCCCGCCCAGTTCGAAGAAGTTGTCGTACACACCGATGGGGCTGATGCCGAACAGCTCCTCCCAGATGGCCACGATGGCGCGCTCGGAGTCCTCGCGCGGCTCCACGTACTCGACCTGCAGGTTGGGGCGCGGGTGGGTCGTCCGGGCGCCGGGCTCCTTCGGCAGCGAGGCCTCGGCCACCTCCTCCACCACCTCGCGCGGCGGGGCGCCGGGCGCGTCCAGCCAGTAGCGGCGCCGCTCGAACGGGTACGTGGGAAGCGGCACGCGGCGGCGCTCCTCCGTGCCGGCCAGCGCCCGCCAGTCGATGCGGCGCCCCGCGATCCACAGCGCGCCCACGGCCTTCAGCACCGCCGCGCGGTCCGAGTCGCCGAACGTGCGCATCATCGACGGGATCACGGCCTGCGCGGGGGCGCGGTCGGGATGCGCGCGTGCCGAGCCGGAGAGCAGGCCGCCGGGGCCCACCTCCAGCAGGATGCGCGCGGAGTCCGACACCAGCTCGCGCGCCGCGTCCGCGAAGCGCACGGGCCCGCTAAGGTGCCGCACCCAGTGCGTCGCATCCGCCGCATCCCCCTCAGTGATCCACTTCCCCGTGACGCCGCTCACGAACGGGATCGACGCCTCGCCCGTGCGCACCTTCGCGGCGCGCTCGGCGAACGTCTTGGCGGCGGCCTCCAACCCCGACGCCGTGGGTGCATGCCGCACCGGCTGGCGCTGCGCGCCGATGCCCGCGGCGGCGAGACGCTGCTCCGTCTCCTGCACGTCCTCGCCCGGGCCGGTGAGCACGGTGAGCGACGGGCCTTCCAGGGAGAAGACGACCGTGTCGCCCGCCATGTGCTGCCGGACCTCCGCCTCCGGGCGGCCGACCACGAGCAGGCCGCCCTCGGCCATCTCCTCCATCAGCCGGCCGCGCTCGGCAACCAGCGCCGCCGCGTCGTCCAGCGACAGCACGCCGGAGAGCGCAGCGGCGACGTACTCGCCCACGCCGTGGCCCACCATCGACTCGGGCTCCACGCCCCACGCCATCCAAAGCCGCGCCAGCGCGTAGCTGGTGGCGAAGATCCCCGGCTGGCCCATCGCCGGCCCCATCAGCCTGGCGTGCGCCTCGCCCGCGGCGTCCTCGGTCGTGGGATAGAGCAGCGTGCGGATGTCGGCGCCGAGCGGCTTCTGGAACGCCGCGGCGCAGTCGTCGATCGCGTCGCGGAAGGCTTCCTCGCCCTCGTACAGGTCCGCGCCCATGCCCGCGTGCTGCGCGCCCTCGCCCGGGAACATGAAGACGACGGGGTGCTCCTCGGGCTCGCCGGAGCCGGTGGAGACGCGGCCCGGGTTCATCGCGGCCAGGGCGGACGCCGCGTCCGCTACGTCACGGACGACCGCGGCGCGCCGGTGCGCGAACATCCTCCGGCCGGCCTGGAGCGTGAACGCCGTGTCCGCCAGGTTCGCGTCCGGGTTCTCGCGCAGGTAGCCGACCAGGTTCTTCGTCGCCGCGTCGAGCGCGCTGGGCGTCTTGGCGGAGAGGATGACCAGCTGCCACGGCCGGTCCTCCGTCTCCGTACGCTCCGGCGACTCCTCGAGCACCACGTGGCAGTTGGTGCCGCCGATGCCGAAGCTGGACACGCCGGCGCGGCGCGGGGTGCCGTTGCGGGGCCAGTCGCGCACCTCGGTGGGCACGTAGAACGGCCCGGCGGCGAAGTCCGCCTGCGGGTTGGGACGCTTGAAGTGCAGGCTGGGCGGGATCTGCTTGTGGCGCAGCGACTGCACGGCCTTGATGAAGCCGGCGATGCCCGCCGCCGAGTCCAGGTGGCCCAGGTTGGACTTCACGGATCCGATGGCGACCGAGTTCGGCTTGGCGCCGCTGCCGCGGAAAGCCTGCGTGAGCGCCGTGACCTCGATGGGGTCGCCCAGCGGCGTGGCCGAGCCGTGGCACTCCACGAAGCCGATGCTCTCCGGCTTCACGCCGGCGATGGCCTGCGCCTCGGCGATCACCTCGGCCTGGCCGTCCACGCTGGGCGCCGTGTAGCCGATCTTCATCGACCCGTCGTTGTTGATCGCCGAGCCCTTGATCACTGCGTAGACGGTGTCGCCGTCCGCCAGCGCGTCGTCCAGCCGCTTGAGGACGACCACGCCCAGGCCGCTGCCGGACACGGTGCCCTTGGCGTCCGCGTCGAAGCTGCGCGTGTGGCCGTCGTTGCTGGAGATGCCGCCCTCGTCGTACATGTAGCCGGTGTAGACGGGGGTGTTGATGCCCACGCCGCCGGCCAGGGCCATGCCGCACTCGCCGTTGAGCAGGCTCTGCGAGGCCACGTGGATGGCGACCAGCGCGGTGGAGCAGGCCGTCGAGACGCTGAGGCTGGGGCCGCGCAGGTTCAGCTTGTAGCTGGTCCACGTGCTCACGAAGCCGCTGCCGGTGAGCAGGCTGGCCTGCAGGCCGCCCAGCGCGTACAGGCCGTGCGGGTTCACCATGGTGTTGTACAGCATGTAGCTGCTGCTGCTGGCCCCGGCGTACACGCCGATGGGCCCCTCGGCCGTCTCGCTGTCGTAGCCGGCGTGCTCCAGCGCGGTCCACGCCACCTCCAGGAAGTGGCGCGTCTGCGGGTCCATGATCTCGGCCTCGCGCGGGCTGTAGCCGAAGAACGGGGCGTCGAAGTACTCCGTCTGCTCCAGCACGCCCTTGGCCTTCACGTACGCCGGGTCGGCGATCTGCTCCTCGCTCACCCCCACGGCGCGCAGCTCGTCGTCGGTGAAGAAGGTGATGCACTCCACCCCGTCGCGGATGTTGCGCCAGTAGGCCTCCACGTCGGCGGCGCGGCTGAAGCGCCCCGCCATCCCGATGACGGCGATCTCGTCTCCGTGCCCGTCCCGCTCCGAATGCTCCGCCATGGTCCCGCTCTCCTCTGTCGCTGAAACGATGTAGGGGTGAGGCTCGCGCCTTCGTATTCTCTGTCGATGCCGCGCCGCGCCCGCGGTGGCCCGCAAGGACCGTCGCGAGACGGAAGGCGCCTGGTGCGTGGAAGGCGGACGGGTCCGTGGGGAGCCCGTCCGCCGTCGCTTTCGCCCGCCTTCGCGGGTCAGTCGTCCTGGCCGCCGCCGCGCCGAACGTCGCGCCGCCTGCCGCGCGAGGCCCGCCGCGCCTCGGCCCGCTCCTGGCCGCGCTGGGGCGCCTTCTCCTCCTCGGGGCCCGCCGCCAGGTGGTCCGCGAGCGAACGAATGGTGGGGAACCTGAAAAGTACCATCATAGGGGTGTTTTGATCAACCCTTTCCCGCACCTTTTGGTGGACCTGCGTGAGGAGCAGCGAGTGCCCGCCCAGGTCGAAGAAGTTGTCGTGCACCCCCACGCGGTCCACCCGCAGCACCTCGCGCCAGATGTCCGCCAGCGTGCTCTCCAGCCCCGCGCGGGGCGCGACGAAGCCCTCTCCCGTCGCGCGCGTGCCGTCCGGCGCGGGCAGGGCGCGGCGGTCCACCTTGCCGTTGGGCGTCATGGGCAGCGCGTCCAGCACCACGAGCGCGGAGGGCACCATGTAGTCCGGCAGCTCGCGCCGCACGAAGGCGCGCAGCTCGTCCACCACAGGAGGACTAGTCGAATCGGACGGGACGACGTAGCCGATGAGGCGACGGTCGCCCGGTGCGTCCTCGCGGACGATGACCACGGCGTCGCGGACCGAGTCGTGGCGGGCGAGGGCCGCTTCCACCTCGCCCAGCTCGATGCGGTAGCCGCGGATCTTCACCTGGTTGTCCAGGCGCCCCAGGTACTCCAGCGCCCCGTCGCCGCGCTGGCGGACCAGGTCGAGCACGCGGTACATCCGCGACCCTGGCGCGCCGAACGGGTCGGGGACGAAACGCTCCGCCGTCAGGCCTGGCCGGTCACGGTAGCCGCGCGCCATCCCGTCGCCCGCCGTGTACAGCTCGCCGGGGACGCCGACCGGCGCGGGGCGGAGGTGCCGGTCCAGCACGCGAAGCTGCGTGTTGTCGACAGGGAAGCCGACCAGCATCGGCCCCTCGTCGCCCTTGGGGACGACGTGGACGGCCGTGTAGGTCGTATCCTCCGTGGGCCCGTAGCAGTTCAGGATTCGGTCGACGTGGTCCAGCTCGTACAGCCGCTGCGCCAGGTCGTTCGGCAGCGGCTCGCCGCCCAGGTTCAGCGAGCGCACGGTGGATGGGATCGCGTCCATCCGCAGCAGCTCCGCGGCGGCGGACGGGACCATCGACGCGAGACGGACCTCGTGCCCCGGCGGCAGGTCGGCCAGGGACAGCGCGTTGTCCACCAGCACGAGCTTCCCGCCCCACGAGAGCGTGCCGAAGATCTCCGCGATCGACACGTCGAACGAGATGGAGGTGGAGCCCAGCACGGCCGAGCGGTCTTCGTCGGAGACGTTGTCGCGGAACCAGTGCAGGTACGCGGCGGTGCTGCGGTGCTCGATCGCCACGCCCTTCGGCCGGCCGGTGGAGCCCGACGTGTAGATGATGTACGCCAGGTTCTCCGGCCGCACGCCCGGCTGCGGATTCCCCGCATCTTCCGACGCCCACGCATCTTCCGAGTCGAGGAGGACGACGCGGGCCCCGTGCTCCGGCAGCGCCGATGCGAGCGACGACTGCGTGAGCAGCGCGTGCACGCGGCCGTCGCCCAGCATGTAGGCCACGCGCTCCGGGGGATAGATGGGGTCCAGCGGCACGTAGCACCCGCCCGCCTTCAGCACCGCCAGCATCGCCGCGATCAGGTCGGGATTGCGCTCGGCGTAGATGCCGACGGCCGTCTCCGGTCCCACGCCGATGCCGCGGAGGTGGTGCGCCAGGCGGTTCGCGCGCTCGTTCAGCTCGCCGTACGTGACGGTGCGCCCGGCGTGCAGCAGCGCG
Protein-coding regions in this window:
- a CDS encoding type I polyketide synthase — encoded protein: MAEHSERDGHGDEIAVIGMAGRFSRAADVEAYWRNIRDGVECITFFTDDELRAVGVSEEQIADPAYVKAKGVLEQTEYFDAPFFGYSPREAEIMDPQTRHFLEVAWTALEHAGYDSETAEGPIGVYAGASSSSYMLYNTMVNPHGLYALGGLQASLLTGSGFVSTWTSYKLNLRGPSLSVSTACSTALVAIHVASQSLLNGECGMALAGGVGINTPVYTGYMYDEGGISSNDGHTRSFDADAKGTVSGSGLGVVVLKRLDDALADGDTVYAVIKGSAINNDGSMKIGYTAPSVDGQAEVIAEAQAIAGVKPESIGFVECHGSATPLGDPIEVTALTQAFRGSGAKPNSVAIGSVKSNLGHLDSAAGIAGFIKAVQSLRHKQIPPSLHFKRPNPQADFAAGPFYVPTEVRDWPRNGTPRRAGVSSFGIGGTNCHVVLEESPERTETEDRPWQLVILSAKTPSALDAATKNLVGYLRENPDANLADTAFTLQAGRRMFAHRRAAVVRDVADAASALAAMNPGRVSTGSGEPEEHPVVFMFPGEGAQHAGMGADLYEGEEAFRDAIDDCAAAFQKPLGADIRTLLYPTTEDAAGEAHARLMGPAMGQPGIFATSYALARLWMAWGVEPESMVGHGVGEYVAAALSGVLSLDDAAALVAERGRLMEEMAEGGLLVVGRPEAEVRQHMAGDTVVFSLEGPSLTVLTGPGEDVQETEQRLAAAGIGAQRQPVRHAPTASGLEAAAKTFAERAAKVRTGEASIPFVSGVTGKWITEGDAADATHWVRHLSGPVRFADAARELVSDSARILLEVGPGGLLSGSARAHPDRAPAQAVIPSMMRTFGDSDRAAVLKAVGALWIAGRRIDWRALAGTEERRRVPLPTYPFERRRYWLDAPGAPPREVVEEVAEASLPKEPGARTTHPRPNLQVEYVEPREDSERAIVAIWEELFGISPIGVYDNFFELGGHSLLGTQVVSRVRSVLEVELPVRVLFEGPTVAEMAEAVARGEGAGAGPVEAIQRADRGEDANDLLARIDDLSEEEMEALLAQLSAGEEEV
- a CDS encoding amino acid adenylation domain-containing protein yields the protein MSTITDSAEEHGAAPAADEDVYVFPCSFAQQRLWFLDRLEPGGSVYNMPSANRLAGHVDEPALRRALDEIVRRHESLRTVFRMQDGEPVQVVYGQKAAALDVVDLSHLSEEERHAEAQRLAVEDARRPFDLARGPLFRSTLVRLAPDDNALIMNMHHIVSDGWSIGVLNREFSALYAAFKAGQESPLEELPIQYPDYAVWQREYLSGDELDRQLGFWKQHLAGAPAMLEVLTDRPRPAVQRYRGHAVAFAFPGDLSAGLMALSRKEGATLFMTVLAAWNVVMQRYSGQDDVVVGTPIAGRGQTELEGLIGFFINTLPIRVDLSGDPDFREALRRTREATLGAYAHQDVPFEKLVEELRVERSLAHSPVFQVVFNLLNTPGMDDDEPLIEGTKGDQISSENETEKYDMTVTLYETGRGIFGNIRYNTDLFGQETATRMVGHFGAVLEGVVNDPGLPLSEYDLVGPDERREIEERWAASTADHPRETCIHQLFEAQAARTPDAPALLHAGRTVTYGELNERANRLAHHLRGIGVGPETAVGIYAERNPDLIAAMLAVLKAGGCYVPLDPIYPPERVAYMLGDGRVHALLTQSSLASALPEHGARVVLLDSEDAWASEDAGNPQPGVRPENLAYIIYTSGSTGRPKGVAIEHRSTAAYLHWFRDNVSDEDRSAVLGSTSISFDVSIAEIFGTLSWGGKLVLVDNALSLADLPPGHEVRLASMVPSAAAELLRMDAIPSTVRSLNLGGEPLPNDLAQRLYELDHVDRILNCYGPTEDTTYTAVHVVPKGDEGPMLVGFPVDNTQLRVLDRHLRPAPVGVPGELYTAGDGMARGYRDRPGLTAERFVPDPFGAPGSRMYRVLDLVRQRGDGALEYLGRLDNQVKIRGYRIELGEVEAALARHDSVRDAVVIVREDAPGDRRLIGYVVPSDSTSPPVVDELRAFVRRELPDYMVPSALVVLDALPMTPNGKVDRRALPAPDGTRATGEGFVAPRAGLESTLADIWREVLRVDRVGVHDNFFDLGGHSLLLTQVHQKVRERVDQNTPMMVLFRFPTIRSLADHLAAGPEEEKAPQRGQERAEARRASRGRRRDVRRGGGQDD